In one Streptomyces sp. NBC_01241 genomic region, the following are encoded:
- a CDS encoding pyridoxamine 5'-phosphate oxidase family protein, translating to MRAHLGDQLVVESPATGAGRRDGEIVGLHHEDGTPPYDVRWSDTDQVTLVFPGPDAHIHHLEHQPDRSREPSRPDMAEAEAGAEPESARTRHDGAPNPGDIGRRVAMERERQGLSRAETARRARMAPEYLAYLEQHPADPSPASLISLADALGTTVAALRGGGIDLPPGQGQALLHPRLQDLDPDECRARLSTHGVGRIAVSTPDGPAVFPVNYEVIDGTIAFRTAPDSVPATAGGTDVAFEVDNVDEAMSQGWSVLAVGPARIVTEPDALRRLADHAHTTPWAGGERNTWVSIRPTRLTGRRISPADQ from the coding sequence ATGCGAGCTCACCTCGGCGATCAGCTCGTTGTCGAAAGCCCGGCCACCGGTGCCGGCAGGCGCGACGGCGAGATTGTCGGACTGCACCACGAGGACGGAACACCTCCCTACGACGTGCGCTGGTCGGATACCGACCAGGTGACGCTCGTGTTCCCCGGGCCCGACGCCCATATCCACCACCTTGAACACCAGCCCGACAGATCCCGTGAGCCATCCCGGCCGGACATGGCCGAGGCCGAGGCCGGTGCCGAGCCCGAGTCCGCCAGGACCCGGCACGATGGCGCGCCCAACCCCGGCGACATCGGCCGACGCGTGGCCATGGAACGCGAGCGGCAGGGGCTCAGCCGCGCGGAAACAGCCCGCCGCGCCAGAATGGCACCGGAGTACCTGGCATACCTCGAACAGCATCCGGCCGACCCGAGTCCGGCCAGCCTCATCAGCCTGGCCGACGCGCTCGGCACCACCGTCGCAGCCCTGCGCGGAGGCGGCATCGACCTGCCCCCCGGCCAGGGCCAGGCACTCCTGCACCCCCGGCTGCAGGACCTCGACCCCGACGAATGCCGCGCCCGGCTCTCCACACACGGCGTAGGACGCATCGCGGTGTCAACACCCGATGGCCCGGCAGTCTTTCCAGTGAACTACGAGGTCATCGACGGCACCATCGCTTTCCGGACCGCGCCTGACTCAGTGCCCGCGACAGCCGGGGGAACAGATGTCGCATTCGAGGTCGACAACGTGGACGAGGCCATGAGCCAAGGCTGGAGCGTCCTTGCCGTAGGCCCTGCGCGGATCGTTACAGAACCCGACGCACTGCGACGGCTCGCCGATCACGCCCACACCACGCCCTGGGCAGGAGGCGAACGCAACACATGGGTATCGATCCGTCCCACGCGCCTCACAGGGCGGCGCATCAGTCCAGCTGATCAGTAA
- a CDS encoding V-type ATPase 116kDa subunit family protein, with product MRWSEAAKPVPMQRVAIIAPREALRETLVRLADAGCVEIDRPEGAGQGERGPAARRLQRLRAELPRAALSAAPPDLDALEREGRADLLAGEAQLEELFVSAVRRGNVVALAGWCPAAQVPATAARLVDLGGVLVPLKLPRGVDPPTLLRSSGPVHRSFTPLVRTYGTVPYADVDPTWPAGIAYVVMFGMMFGDAGHGALLLLMALLLRGGRPRRLVRLRAMWPFVAGAGGTSMAFGFAYGEFFGPTMVLPVLWVAPLDHPERLLTAAVAVGVVLLALAYVAGIVNRWREGGPARALYAVSGMAGSALFLGLAGLAAGGYLHHTLLTLTGAVIAAGGLGLAASGLFAASGGGVPGAMQTTIQLFDAVVRIFSNTVSFARLAAFGLTHAALGDIVWRGTTALAHAGPGGLIGAAAVFTVGNALAFSLEALVAGVQALRLEFYELFSRVFETWGRPFRPWHVSAQRTEVAP from the coding sequence ATGCGCTGGTCTGAGGCCGCGAAGCCGGTTCCCATGCAACGGGTGGCGATCATCGCGCCGCGCGAGGCGCTCCGGGAGACTCTGGTGCGGCTCGCGGACGCCGGGTGCGTAGAAATCGACCGACCCGAGGGCGCCGGGCAGGGCGAGCGTGGACCGGCCGCGCGTCGGCTGCAGCGTCTGCGTGCCGAGCTGCCAAGAGCGGCGCTCTCCGCTGCCCCTCCCGACCTCGACGCCCTCGAACGCGAAGGCCGCGCGGATCTGCTGGCGGGCGAGGCGCAACTTGAGGAGCTTTTCGTCAGCGCTGTACGGCGCGGAAACGTGGTGGCGCTGGCAGGCTGGTGCCCGGCCGCCCAAGTACCTGCGACGGCCGCGCGGTTGGTCGATCTCGGCGGTGTCCTGGTGCCGTTGAAGCTACCGCGGGGAGTCGACCCGCCGACCCTGTTGCGCAGCAGTGGACCGGTGCATCGTTCGTTCACGCCACTGGTGCGCACCTACGGGACGGTGCCGTACGCCGATGTCGACCCGACGTGGCCGGCCGGGATCGCGTACGTGGTGATGTTCGGCATGATGTTCGGCGACGCGGGGCATGGTGCTCTGCTGCTCCTGATGGCGCTTCTGCTGCGTGGCGGCCGCCCCCGGAGACTGGTGCGGCTCCGTGCGATGTGGCCCTTCGTTGCGGGGGCCGGGGGCACGAGCATGGCGTTCGGCTTCGCCTACGGGGAGTTCTTCGGCCCGACGATGGTCCTTCCCGTGCTCTGGGTGGCCCCTCTGGACCACCCCGAACGGCTGCTCACGGCTGCCGTCGCAGTCGGCGTGGTGCTGCTCGCGCTGGCGTACGTCGCGGGGATCGTCAACCGCTGGCGGGAGGGTGGCCCGGCGCGGGCGCTGTACGCGGTCTCAGGCATGGCGGGTTCGGCCCTGTTCCTCGGACTCGCCGGCCTCGCCGCGGGTGGGTATCTGCACCACACGCTTCTCACCCTCACGGGAGCCGTGATCGCGGCCGGCGGTCTCGGGCTGGCAGCCTCGGGGCTGTTCGCCGCTTCGGGCGGTGGGGTTCCCGGTGCGATGCAGACCACGATCCAGCTCTTCGACGCGGTGGTGCGGATCTTCTCGAACACGGTCTCCTTCGCACGGCTGGCCGCCTTCGGGCTGACGCACGCGGCGCTCGGCGACATCGTGTGGAGAGGAACGACCGCGCTGGCCCACGCGGGTCCGGGCGGGCTGATAGGGGCTGCGGCGGTCTTCACCGTCGGCAATGCCCTTGCGTTCTCTCTGGAGGCGCTGGTAGCGGGCGTACAGGCCCTGCGGCTGGAGTTCTACGAGCTGTTCTCCCGGGTCTTCGAGACCTGGGGCCGGCCCTTCCGCCCTTGGCATGTGTCCGCGCAACGTACGGAGGTGGCACCGTGA
- a CDS encoding ATP synthase subunit C, whose amino-acid sequence MIAWLIALPVLAVIFPVTRRLARRRGRAALRLIIATDALLFGGALALLMVALNGGVARAASSTAAESGTNSAALIGAAIAVAGASIGASIAVAYTGAAALAAMSERPELFGRAMVIVGLAEGIAIYGLVVAVLLLGKA is encoded by the coding sequence GTGATCGCCTGGCTCATCGCCCTTCCTGTCCTCGCGGTGATCTTTCCCGTCACCCGCCGACTGGCGCGGCGGCGCGGCCGTGCCGCCCTCCGGTTGATCATCGCCACCGACGCGCTGCTCTTCGGCGGCGCACTGGCGCTGCTGATGGTGGCGCTCAACGGCGGCGTCGCGCGGGCGGCATCCAGCACGGCTGCCGAGTCCGGAACCAACTCCGCCGCTCTGATCGGCGCCGCGATCGCGGTCGCCGGGGCCTCGATCGGTGCGTCGATCGCGGTCGCCTACACCGGAGCGGCGGCGCTGGCTGCCATGAGCGAGCGCCCCGAGCTGTTCGGCCGGGCCATGGTCATCGTCGGACTCGCCGAAGGAATCGCCATCTACGGGCTGGTCGTCGCTGTCCTGCTGCTGGGCAAGGCCTGA
- a CDS encoding V-type ATP synthase subunit F — translation MGHVAAIGERVRVAGLSLAGVRVLVAEEPDAVRRAWRSLSGEVTLVIVTPAAAEMLGRAALESTRPLTAVMPA, via the coding sequence ATGGGGCACGTGGCAGCCATCGGGGAACGGGTACGGGTGGCCGGGCTGTCTCTGGCCGGGGTGAGAGTCCTGGTCGCCGAGGAGCCCGATGCGGTCCGACGGGCCTGGCGGAGCCTGTCCGGCGAAGTCACGCTGGTGATCGTCACCCCGGCCGCAGCTGAGATGCTCGGCCGAGCAGCCTTGGAGAGCACGCGGCCGCTGACCGCGGTGATGCCGGCATGA
- a CDS encoding V-type ATP synthase subunit E encodes MTTPAAGQTDALATVRAELLRSARADAETLLAQAARDDEAVLDRARAEAEEIVEQARREGAAEGAAVGAAELLRAHRSARSRELAVRREAYEELRRQVTERVRALRHTTDYPGLRDRLERRARKVLGPDATVTEQPGGGVVAHAAGRRADFTLDVLAARALDRLGAHTEALWTP; translated from the coding sequence ATGACGACTCCCGCCGCTGGACAGACAGACGCCCTCGCGACGGTACGCGCCGAGTTGCTGCGCTCGGCGCGGGCCGACGCCGAAACGCTGCTCGCCCAGGCTGCGCGCGACGACGAGGCGGTGCTCGACCGCGCGAGGGCCGAGGCCGAGGAGATCGTGGAACAGGCCCGCCGCGAGGGTGCGGCCGAGGGTGCGGCCGTCGGAGCCGCCGAACTGCTGCGGGCCCACCGGAGCGCCAGGTCCCGCGAACTGGCCGTCCGCCGGGAGGCGTACGAGGAGCTGCGCCGCCAGGTGACAGAACGCGTCCGGGCCCTGCGGCACACAACGGACTACCCCGGTCTACGCGACCGGCTGGAGCGGCGGGCCCGGAAGGTTCTCGGCCCTGACGCCACCGTCACCGAACAGCCCGGCGGCGGGGTGGTCGCCCACGCGGCCGGGCGGCGGGCCGACTTCACCCTTGACGTACTCGCCGCCCGCGCGCTCGACCGACTGGGTGCACACACGGAAGCTCTGTGGACGCCGTGA
- a CDS encoding V-type ATP synthase subunit A, whose product MDAVTGSPRADARILRVAGPLVELEYTGDTAMNDLVSLGEAGLPGEVVAITDDVVTAQAYEYTGGLAPGHRARPQGGPLSARLGPGLLGGIFDGLLRPLSGSEDWLLPGSGGSGTAGRTWSFSPSVAAGDQVTEGQVLGEVREAGPVRTRILVPPGCAGPVQEIVREGGYPQDSVLAVVGGAQVRMTTDWPIRRPRPVRERLDAHQTLNTGQRVIDLLFPVARGSTVAVPGGFGTGKTMLLQQIAKWCDADVIVYVGCGERGNEMADVIVELSELVDPRTGGRLAERTVVVANTSNMPMMAREASIYTGATVAEYFRDMGRDVVVIADSTSRWAEALREFASRTGALPAEEGYPAGLASAIAAFYERAGAVTTLGGDLGSVTVIGAVSPPGADMAEPVTAHTERFVRCLWTLDRELAYARRYPAISWAGSFSRDADVLAAGHAEAGDPAWQGRRAAISALLAEADRLTDLVDLIGITALPDQERISVLGGQLVREAVLQQSALSDQDAYCGPEKASALAEAVLTVVARCRELAEADVPAGSIEEADFGPLLRAREEVDPHDSAGVALRRDAVLAVLQELT is encoded by the coding sequence GTGGACGCCGTGACCGGCTCGCCCCGAGCCGATGCTCGGATCCTGCGGGTGGCGGGGCCGCTGGTCGAGCTGGAGTACACCGGCGACACCGCCATGAACGACCTGGTCTCCCTCGGAGAGGCCGGGCTGCCCGGCGAGGTGGTAGCGATCACCGATGACGTCGTGACGGCCCAGGCGTACGAGTACACCGGCGGACTGGCCCCTGGCCACCGCGCCCGCCCCCAGGGCGGCCCGCTGTCGGCACGCCTGGGCCCCGGTCTGCTCGGCGGGATCTTCGATGGCCTGCTCCGCCCCCTGTCAGGCAGCGAGGACTGGCTGCTGCCCGGAAGCGGCGGGAGCGGAACCGCGGGGCGTACCTGGTCCTTCTCCCCTTCCGTGGCAGCCGGTGATCAGGTGACGGAGGGACAGGTACTCGGCGAGGTGCGGGAGGCGGGTCCTGTGCGGACGCGGATCCTGGTACCGCCCGGCTGCGCCGGTCCGGTGCAGGAGATCGTCCGGGAAGGGGGCTACCCACAGGATTCGGTGCTGGCCGTCGTCGGCGGCGCCCAGGTACGGATGACCACCGACTGGCCGATCCGTCGGCCACGCCCTGTGCGCGAACGCCTCGACGCCCACCAGACGCTCAACACCGGCCAGCGCGTGATCGACCTGCTCTTCCCCGTGGCCCGTGGCAGTACGGTCGCCGTCCCCGGCGGTTTCGGAACCGGCAAGACCATGCTGCTCCAGCAGATCGCCAAGTGGTGCGACGCAGACGTCATTGTCTATGTCGGCTGCGGCGAGCGCGGCAACGAGATGGCCGATGTCATCGTCGAACTCTCCGAGCTCGTGGACCCCCGCACCGGGGGCCGGCTGGCCGAGCGCACGGTGGTCGTCGCCAACACCTCCAACATGCCGATGATGGCCCGCGAGGCCAGCATCTACACCGGTGCCACGGTCGCCGAGTACTTCCGGGACATGGGGCGAGACGTCGTGGTCATTGCCGACTCCACGTCGCGATGGGCCGAAGCGCTGCGCGAATTCGCCTCCCGCACCGGCGCTCTGCCGGCCGAGGAGGGCTACCCAGCGGGCCTCGCCTCGGCGATCGCCGCCTTCTACGAGCGGGCCGGTGCGGTGACCACCCTCGGCGGGGACCTGGGCTCGGTCACCGTGATCGGCGCGGTGTCCCCGCCCGGGGCGGACATGGCCGAGCCGGTGACCGCCCACACCGAGCGGTTCGTGCGCTGCCTGTGGACGCTGGACCGCGAGCTCGCCTACGCCCGCCGCTACCCGGCGATCTCCTGGGCGGGCTCCTTCTCCCGCGACGCCGACGTGCTCGCAGCCGGGCACGCGGAGGCCGGCGACCCGGCCTGGCAAGGCAGGCGGGCCGCGATCAGCGCCCTGCTGGCGGAGGCCGACCGGCTCACCGATCTCGTCGACCTCATCGGTATCACCGCGCTCCCCGACCAGGAGCGCATCAGTGTGCTCGGCGGCCAACTGGTACGCGAAGCGGTGCTCCAGCAGAGCGCCCTTTCCGACCAGGACGCCTACTGCGGCCCGGAGAAGGCATCGGCTCTGGCCGAAGCGGTCCTCACGGTCGTCGCGCGGTGCCGGGAACTGGCCGAGGCCGATGTGCCGGCAGGCTCCATCGAGGAGGCGGACTTCGGCCCCCTGCTGCGCGCCCGCGAGGAAGTCGACCCGCACGACTCGGCGGGCGTGGCTCTGCGGCGGGACGCCGTGCTCGCCGTACTGCAGGAGCTGACGTGA
- a CDS encoding V-type ATP synthase subunit B — protein MTTWGEVEYTAVRELRGPLAVVEEVSGVGWDEFVRITLESGEQRHGLVLEVDREVAVVQVLEDTAGIDPSRVRMAFAGEPLCIPVGPGWLGRVCNGRGEPADGGPPVFGPTTAAVGGTPINPVRREPPGEPVLTGVAAVDGLTTLVRGQKLPVFSVAGLPHLELSVQIAAQSTTGGEPFCVVFAGMGLTHADASFVRNALEERSAAHELVLLLNMADDPVIERILTPRLALTIAENLAFDGGRHVLVVMTDMTSYAEALREVSAARGEIPARRAYPGYLYSDLASLYERCGRIRGRPGSVTVLPVLTMPAGDITHPVPDLTGYITEGQIVLSRETHAQGVYPPVDALSSLSRLMRKGAGPGRTRDDHLDVAAQLLAALARARQVRELTDLVGQAALSPTDRRYLEFDRAFLHRFVDQRPDELRTLDQTLDRAWQVLLTLPRSQLAMLPTALLDAHGSGP, from the coding sequence GTGACCACCTGGGGCGAAGTCGAGTACACGGCCGTCCGTGAGCTGCGCGGCCCGCTCGCCGTCGTCGAAGAGGTGAGCGGGGTCGGCTGGGACGAGTTCGTCCGGATCACTCTGGAGTCCGGCGAGCAGCGGCACGGCCTCGTACTGGAAGTGGACCGCGAAGTCGCTGTGGTGCAGGTCCTGGAGGACACCGCCGGCATCGATCCCTCACGCGTGCGAATGGCCTTCGCCGGAGAGCCGCTGTGCATCCCGGTCGGCCCCGGCTGGCTGGGCCGGGTCTGCAACGGCCGCGGCGAGCCGGCCGACGGCGGGCCACCGGTCTTCGGTCCCACCACTGCGGCCGTCGGCGGCACTCCGATCAACCCGGTGCGGCGGGAGCCGCCCGGAGAGCCGGTGCTTACCGGTGTCGCCGCTGTCGACGGTCTCACCACCCTGGTGCGCGGGCAGAAGCTGCCGGTCTTCTCCGTCGCAGGTCTGCCCCATCTGGAGCTGTCCGTCCAGATCGCCGCCCAGTCCACCACCGGTGGAGAGCCGTTCTGCGTGGTCTTCGCCGGTATGGGGCTCACCCACGCCGACGCCTCCTTCGTCCGGAACGCCCTTGAGGAGCGTTCCGCCGCCCACGAGCTGGTGCTGCTGCTCAACATGGCCGACGACCCTGTCATCGAACGGATCCTCACCCCGCGCCTGGCGCTCACCATCGCCGAGAACCTCGCATTCGACGGTGGCAGGCACGTCCTCGTGGTGATGACCGACATGACCAGCTATGCCGAGGCGTTGCGCGAGGTGTCCGCGGCGCGCGGCGAGATCCCGGCCCGTCGTGCCTACCCCGGCTACCTCTACAGCGACCTCGCCTCCCTGTACGAGCGCTGCGGGCGGATCCGGGGCCGGCCCGGCTCCGTCACTGTCCTGCCGGTGCTCACCATGCCCGCGGGCGACATCACCCACCCGGTTCCCGATCTGACCGGGTACATCACCGAAGGCCAGATCGTGCTCTCCCGCGAGACCCACGCGCAGGGTGTCTACCCGCCTGTGGACGCGCTCTCCTCGCTCTCCCGTCTGATGCGCAAGGGCGCGGGCCCGGGCCGCACTCGCGACGACCATCTCGATGTCGCGGCGCAGCTGCTGGCCGCCCTCGCCCGCGCCCGCCAGGTCCGCGAACTCACCGACCTGGTCGGGCAGGCGGCCCTGAGTCCGACCGACCGCCGGTACCTGGAGTTCGACCGCGCCTTCCTGCACCGCTTCGTAGACCAGCGACCCGACGAACTGCGCACCCTCGACCAGACCCTGGACCGCGCCTGGCAGGTGCTTCTCACCCTCCCCCGCAGTCAGCTCGCCATGCTGCCGACCGCCCTCCTCGATGCGCACGGATCGGGACCATGA
- a CDS encoding V-type ATP synthase subunit D has protein sequence MSTFRAPPGRAGRLRLRHGLDIAERGADLLEQKLRILHAEHQRLQRAEEAAARAWHERLREAEAWLLRGLLLSGEGALEGAAEALDPTDVEAHWTSFMGVRYPTNVSCIVPDRSPAAAAPANTALVHAEAAYREAVRAAAEHATAAAAMRIIGAEVLSTRQRVRALQRHWIPNLREALTHTELALEQSEHEDAVRRRWASSALREERPSSQ, from the coding sequence ATGAGCACCTTTCGAGCTCCGCCCGGGCGTGCCGGACGCCTCCGTCTGCGACACGGCCTGGACATCGCCGAGCGCGGCGCGGACCTCCTCGAACAGAAGCTCCGCATCCTGCATGCCGAGCACCAGCGTCTGCAACGGGCCGAGGAGGCAGCCGCACGTGCGTGGCACGAGCGGCTGCGGGAGGCCGAAGCCTGGCTGCTGCGCGGGCTCCTGCTGAGCGGTGAGGGGGCCCTGGAGGGGGCAGCAGAGGCACTGGACCCCACCGATGTCGAGGCCCACTGGACCAGTTTCATGGGCGTCCGGTACCCGACGAACGTCTCCTGTATCGTGCCCGACCGCTCACCCGCCGCAGCCGCGCCGGCCAACACCGCCCTGGTACACGCTGAGGCCGCATACCGGGAAGCAGTCCGGGCGGCCGCCGAGCACGCCACAGCCGCGGCCGCCATGCGCATCATCGGCGCGGAAGTGCTGAGCACTCGTCAGCGGGTCCGCGCCTTGCAACGCCACTGGATCCCAAACCTGCGCGAGGCACTCACCCACACCGAGCTCGCCCTGGAACAGAGCGAACACGAAGACGCCGTACGACGACGCTGGGCCTCCAGCGCGCTGCGGGAAGAACGACCGAGCTCGCAATGA
- a CDS encoding dsRBD fold-containing protein, protein MTRHTSTEKPRSKQWSVRLDLFEEGDLTKVHAVLDTGDTTLRSHAAAQRNPHDTPVPEIGDEYAVGRALIDLGNQLLRAGETDSASGDLAAPG, encoded by the coding sequence ATGACCCGGCACACCAGCACCGAGAAGCCACGCAGCAAGCAGTGGAGCGTGCGTCTGGACCTCTTCGAGGAAGGTGACCTCACCAAGGTTCACGCCGTCCTCGACACCGGCGACACCACCCTTCGGAGTCACGCCGCCGCCCAGCGCAACCCTCACGACACCCCCGTTCCCGAGATCGGCGACGAGTACGCCGTCGGCCGGGCCCTGATCGACCTCGGCAACCAGCTGCTCCGCGCCGGAGAAACCGACTCCGCGTCGGGTGACCTGGCCGCGCCCGGTTGA
- a CDS encoding Ni/Fe hydrogenase subunit alpha, with amino-acid sequence MTHRGSRVLHIGSLARVEGEGALYLRMDGAEVAEARLAIYEPPRFFEAFLRGRSYTEPPDITSRVCGICPVAYQLSACRAIEDACGVVVEGQLAALRRLLYCGEWIESQTLHIHLLHAPDFLGCDSFIDMARTRRADVERGLRLKQAGNAILELLGGRAIHPVNVRLGGFHRIPTTNELRPLAERLRRARDDAAETVRWVAGFEFPDAGCDNDLFALSEPGTYAIESGTPTVMAAPHTAGLPPESDRALPTRAFGVHDFGVHVTESQVPHSTALHSLLDDRRHLTGSLARYAISGRWLSPIALQAAHDAGLGDPRQGTVCRNPFRSIIVRAVEVLYAADEALRIIDAYEPPPRPYADVPSRAGTGHGATEAPRGLLYHRYTLDSEGTVTDAGLVPPTAQNLGAVEEDLRRIVQERLGDGDPTDAELTTLCERAIRNHDPCISCSAHFLDLTVDRT; translated from the coding sequence ATGACCCACCGCGGCTCAAGGGTGTTGCACATCGGATCGCTCGCCCGCGTCGAGGGCGAGGGCGCACTGTACTTGCGCATGGACGGCGCCGAGGTCGCCGAGGCCCGACTGGCGATCTACGAACCGCCACGCTTCTTCGAGGCATTCCTGCGCGGACGCTCCTACACCGAGCCGCCCGACATCACCTCCCGGGTGTGCGGGATCTGCCCGGTCGCGTACCAGCTGAGCGCCTGCCGAGCGATCGAGGACGCCTGCGGAGTCGTCGTGGAAGGACAGTTGGCCGCGTTACGGAGACTGCTCTACTGCGGTGAGTGGATCGAGAGCCAGACGCTGCACATCCACCTCCTCCACGCGCCCGACTTCCTCGGCTGCGACAGCTTCATCGACATGGCCCGCACCCGACGTGCCGACGTCGAACGCGGCCTTCGGCTCAAGCAGGCCGGCAACGCGATCCTGGAACTGCTGGGTGGCCGGGCGATCCACCCGGTCAATGTGCGACTCGGTGGCTTCCACCGCATCCCGACCACGAACGAGCTGCGCCCGTTGGCCGAGCGGTTGCGCCGGGCTCGCGACGACGCGGCCGAGACCGTGCGTTGGGTGGCCGGCTTCGAGTTCCCCGATGCCGGCTGCGACAACGACCTGTTCGCCCTGTCCGAGCCCGGCACCTATGCCATCGAGTCCGGCACCCCGACCGTCATGGCCGCGCCGCACACCGCCGGCCTTCCCCCCGAGTCCGACCGCGCGCTGCCCACGCGTGCCTTCGGGGTCCACGATTTCGGCGTCCACGTCACCGAGAGCCAGGTACCCCACTCCACCGCCCTCCACTCCCTGCTGGACGACCGCCGCCATCTCACCGGCTCGCTCGCCCGGTACGCCATCAGCGGCCGCTGGCTGTCCCCGATCGCCCTCCAGGCCGCCCACGACGCCGGACTCGGCGACCCCCGGCAGGGCACGGTCTGTCGAAACCCCTTCCGTAGCATCATCGTCCGGGCGGTTGAGGTGCTGTACGCGGCCGACGAGGCACTGCGGATCATCGACGCCTACGAACCCCCGCCGCGCCCCTATGCCGACGTGCCCTCACGAGCCGGTACCGGGCATGGGGCGACCGAGGCGCCGCGCGGTCTCCTGTACCACCGCTACACCCTCGACTCCGAAGGGACCGTCACCGACGCCGGCCTGGTCCCGCCGACCGCGCAGAACCTCGGCGCGGTCGAGGAGGACCTCCGCCGCATCGTGCAGGAACGCCTGGGAGACGGCGACCCCACCGACGCGGAGCTGACCACCCTGTGCGAACGGGCGATCCGCAATCACGACCCGTGCATCTCCTGCTCGGCCCACTTCCTCGACCTCACCGTCGATCGAACCTGA
- a CDS encoding oxidoreductase, with amino-acid sequence MAASDRPKLAVWKFASCDGCQLTLLDCEDELLGIAERVEISHFLEASSADAPGPYDLSLVEGSVTTQQDVDRIQHIRAVSKRLVTIGACATAGGVQALRNYADVADFQTAVYARPDYIETLATSTPISAHVPVDFELRGCPIDRGQLVEVITAYLAERKPDVPAHSVCFECKQRGTVCVTVAHGTPCLGPVTHAGCGAICPAYGRGCYGCFGPSNSTNFPSFIPLLRRDGMDTLDVVRVLRTFNTAAPEFDAASRKELEG; translated from the coding sequence ATGGCCGCGAGCGACCGCCCGAAACTCGCCGTCTGGAAGTTCGCCTCCTGCGACGGATGCCAGCTCACTTTGCTGGACTGCGAGGACGAACTCCTCGGCATCGCCGAGAGGGTGGAGATCTCACACTTCCTGGAGGCTTCCAGCGCCGACGCGCCGGGCCCGTACGACCTGTCGCTGGTCGAGGGATCGGTGACCACCCAGCAGGACGTCGACCGGATCCAGCACATCCGGGCTGTCTCCAAGCGGTTGGTGACCATCGGGGCGTGCGCGACCGCAGGCGGCGTCCAGGCGCTGCGCAACTACGCGGACGTCGCCGACTTCCAGACCGCCGTCTACGCCAGGCCGGACTACATCGAGACCCTCGCCACCTCCACACCCATCAGCGCCCATGTCCCGGTGGACTTCGAGCTGCGCGGCTGCCCCATCGACCGAGGCCAACTGGTGGAGGTCATCACCGCCTACCTGGCCGAACGCAAACCCGACGTACCCGCGCACAGCGTCTGCTTCGAGTGCAAGCAGCGCGGCACGGTCTGCGTGACAGTAGCCCACGGCACGCCCTGCCTGGGTCCGGTCACCCATGCCGGATGCGGTGCGATCTGCCCCGCGTACGGACGAGGCTGTTACGGCTGCTTCGGCCCGTCCAACTCGACCAACTTCCCCTCGTTCATCCCCCTCCTGCGCCGCGACGGCATGGACACCCTCGACGTGGTGCGGGTGCTGCGCACCTTCAATACCGCCGCTCCCGAGTTCGACGCGGCCTCCCGGAAGGAACTGGAAGGATGA
- a CDS encoding FAD/NAD(P)-binding protein, translating into MTAAAPLTARPGTVPIPYRVVEREGETSDTATIVLEPVRSALQPFAPGQFAMVYAFGVGDIPLSVSGIDGHRLTHTVRTVGAVSGALHGLRRGDTVGVRGPFGTGWELPAAVGNDLLVVAGGIGLAPLRPLVRDVLAAPERYGRLNVLIGARTPHELLYAEDVRGWQSAARILTTVDRADPLWQGEVGVVTTLLDRAAFGPGTTSAFICGPEPMMRATAGELVHRGVDPERIRVSLERNMHCATGHCGHCQLGPLLLCRDGPVVSWTKAQPLLMVREL; encoded by the coding sequence ATGACGGCTGCCGCACCATTGACTGCTCGGCCTGGAACTGTCCCCATTCCGTACCGGGTGGTGGAACGCGAGGGCGAGACGTCCGACACCGCCACGATCGTCCTGGAACCGGTCCGCTCGGCCCTGCAGCCCTTCGCTCCTGGGCAGTTTGCGATGGTGTACGCCTTCGGCGTCGGCGATATCCCGTTGTCGGTCTCCGGGATCGACGGGCACCGGCTGACGCACACCGTCCGCACGGTCGGAGCGGTCTCCGGCGCGCTGCATGGGCTGCGGCGTGGTGACACGGTCGGAGTGCGCGGTCCGTTCGGCACCGGCTGGGAACTCCCCGCCGCGGTGGGGAACGACCTGCTCGTCGTGGCCGGCGGTATCGGTCTGGCGCCGCTGCGCCCGCTCGTACGCGACGTGCTCGCCGCCCCCGAGCGTTACGGACGGCTGAACGTTCTCATCGGAGCGCGCACGCCCCACGAGCTGCTCTACGCCGAGGACGTTCGCGGCTGGCAGTCGGCTGCCCGGATCCTGACCACCGTGGACCGCGCGGACCCGCTGTGGCAGGGCGAGGTCGGCGTCGTCACGACCCTGCTCGACCGGGCCGCCTTCGGCCCCGGGACAACGTCGGCGTTCATCTGCGGCCCCGAGCCGATGATGCGCGCCACCGCCGGCGAACTGGTGCACCGCGGCGTCGATCCGGAGCGGATCCGGGTCTCGCTGGAACGCAATATGCACTGTGCCACCGGCCACTGCGGGCACTGCCAGCTCGGCCCTCTCCTGCTCTGCCGCGACGGCCCCGTCGTCAGCTGGACCAAGGCCCAACCCCTTCTGATGGTCCGGGAGTTGTGA